The bacterium sequence CCGCAAGCTCGCGATGGAGCGGCTCGTCGCGCGCCTCGCCCTGCTCAACCACAAGCCCAAGCGCCGGCGGCCCACCGCCGTGCCTGCGGGCGTGCGCCAGCGCCGCCTCGAGGCGAAGCGCCGCCAGGGCGAGCGCAAGCGCCTGCGCGGCCGGCCGGGCGAGGACTGAGCCTAGACCGCGCGCTGCATCCAGCGCCGCGTGCGGAAGTACTGCCAGAAGATCAGGGGCGGGATCGCGAGCGCCAACGTGATCGCCCACCAGACCGCCGCGTAGGGCAGCTCGAGCACCCGCGCGACGAGGTAGACCCCCGGCACCTGCAGCACCCAGGTGTGCAGCAGGTTGAAGGCGAGCGGTACGCGGGTCTCGCCGGCGCCCGAACAGGTCATGTCGAGCATGATGCCGAGCCCGTTGAAGGGCAGGCCGAGCGCGAGCACGCGCAGGGTGGTGATCGTCGCCTCGAGCTCGGGCCCGCCGGGGAAGAAGGCGCGCGCGATCCAGGGCGCACCGATGAGCAGCAGCGTGCCGTAGATCGCCATCGCGCCCGCGCCGAACTGCAACGAGCGCAGCGCCACCGCCCAGGTGCGCTCCTGCTTGCCGGCGCCGAGGGTCTGGCCGATCAGGGCGGAGAGGCCGAGGCCCATCCCCACGATCAGCATGATGCCGAAGCCGGCCAGGCGCATGGCGACGCCGTAGGCCGCCACCACCGCCGTGCCGTAGACGGCGATCCAGGGCATCAGCACGGTGCGGCCGAGCGAGAAGGAGAAGGAACTCAACCCCGAGGGCAGGCCGATCGCCAGCATGCGGCCCATGCGTCGCCACGAGAAGGGCGGCCCGCCGCGCAGGCGCACGCGCACGTTGCCGCGCCCGCTGATGAAGATTACCAGCCCGCCGATCGAAGTGCAGGTGTAGGCGATGATGCTGGCGATCGCCGCCCCGCGCACGCCGAGGGCCGGCAGCGGCCCGAGGCCGAAGATGAGCAGCGGGTCGAGCACGACGTTGAGCAGGACGCCGCAGAGCATCAGGACCATCGACCAGCGCGGCTCGCCGACGCTGCGCAGCGCCGTGAACATCGTGTAGCTCGAGAAGTTGGCCGCGAGGCCGAGCAGCATGACCTGCCCGTAGGCCATCGCTTGATCCCAGGCCTCGGGCGTAGTGCCCACCAGGCGCAGGCCCTGTGCGAGGATCAAGTTGCCCGGCAGGCCCACCGCGAGGGCGAGCAGCACCTTGAGCAGGATGGCGTCCTTGATCGCGGCCTCGGCGCCCGCGTAGTCGCGCTCGCCGTAGCGGCGCGAGATCATCGCCACCGAGCCCGAGCCCGCCACCTGGTTCACCGAGGAGAGCAGCCAGTAGAAGGGGAAGAAGAAGGTGATCGCCGCCACGGGCGCGCCGGGCAGGCGGCTCACCCAGAGCATGTTGACGATGTCGTAGACCGAGGTGGCGGCGAAGCCGATCATCGAGGGCAGGCCCATGCGCGCGACCGCGCCGAGCACGCTGCCTTCGGTGTAGTCGGCCGGCGGCTTGACCCCTCCCCCCGGGCGGCTCACGCGTGGATGGCCCGCTCGTCCACCGCGAGCGCCGCCTCCTTGAT is a genomic window containing:
- a CDS encoding MATE family efflux transporter codes for the protein MSRPGGGVKPPADYTEGSVLGAVARMGLPSMIGFAATSVYDIVNMLWVSRLPGAPVAAITFFFPFYWLLSSVNQVAGSGSVAMISRRYGERDYAGAEAAIKDAILLKVLLALAVGLPGNLILAQGLRLVGTTPEAWDQAMAYGQVMLLGLAANFSSYTMFTALRSVGEPRWSMVLMLCGVLLNVVLDPLLIFGLGPLPALGVRGAAIASIIAYTCTSIGGLVIFISGRGNVRVRLRGGPPFSWRRMGRMLAIGLPSGLSSFSFSLGRTVLMPWIAVYGTAVVAAYGVAMRLAGFGIMLIVGMGLGLSALIGQTLGAGKQERTWAVALRSLQFGAGAMAIYGTLLLIGAPWIARAFFPGGPELEATITTLRVLALGLPFNGLGIMLDMTCSGAGETRVPLAFNLLHTWVLQVPGVYLVARVLELPYAAVWWAITLALAIPPLIFWQYFRTRRWMQRAV